The sequence TCTTCTTTAGCATCCGTCATCTGCATCTACGGATAGGATAAGTCCATGTCAGTAGCCATCTTCATGCTCATACCCCTCATAGGTACCAAATAAAGTATGATAATACTGAGTTAttgataaatttatcaaaaaactGATTATCTGTACGTTTGTTTGATGGATTCAGTATAGATTGAGATAACAACCAAGTTTGGAGGATGAGTTTGGCTATGATTCAActctttttcttcatttttttaatcttcGTGGAGTTGTGGtacacatatattaaaaaactaTACTGTTTATTGTATTGGAAATCATGCATTTTgactaataataaaaaaacaatttattgAACAATGATGGTGGTGGTGGTATGCAGGCTGAGTTAAGTTGTTATTAGTTGGAACGAGTTACCACTTTTATTTTGCTGAATTACATTAAGAAGTCTACCtgcattgaattttttttaagaattttgagTTACATTATTACATATGCTGAGCAATTCTATGCATAATATCTTGTCAACTTCACATTGCGCTATAGAGTTACGTCTCAAATTGCTAGTTAGATGATTGATGGCTCATTTCTCTCTGATGTATCATAAAAAAGCAGTCAAAAGGTGGTCTTCTTGCATATATAAATCCCGATCTTTCTTCCATTGGGTTTGGTCAGGGCAGTACCCTTGCTTTGCTAAATGCTTATAGTCAGGCTCTTTCATTAATCAATTTATTTTGGCTTTTTATCATGATGTTATATGgttatgtttattatgttttaaatttGAATACCGGCATTGTATCTTAACCATTGAAGTTAAACAAGTTATGACTTGACAGTTATGCGAACATGTCACGTAGATTTAGTTGTGGGAGAAGCTTCATATCTTCTTTGGAACTTGTACTTTCCCATGTTTCCACTCTACCTTGTGATTTCTAAAGCAAGCATTTTAGTTATTGGTTAATTTTTGCGTTCTAATAGTATTAAGTGTCGTTCAAGCGTAGCATCCAATTTTCTTTGCACAATTGTCAGTGTGTAGTCGACTAAATTTGCATCTAACATGTGAAAATTGATCCAAATTTCAGACGAACTCGAGTCGTATTTGATGTTGCTCTCAAAGTGCATCGCAATATTCAAGaaagggatattgaaattggtAGGAACCTCGGGAACTGGATCCTCCGATGGCTTGACAAAATGAAGCCATCTGCTCAGATACGAGGAAATCCTCCCCCTGGCAGCAACATAAACTCCATCGCCACGAAACAGTTGAGCAGCACATCTCAGCTGAACAACCGAGGAGGGTTTCAAAAATTTGGTGCAAGACCGGGGAATCAAGAATCGGGCAGACAGTTGTTTACAGCTGCAAGAAATATGTCCCCTAAAATTTTCCCCTCCATTGCCATGACGATGAAGCCTGCTGGAGGTAATATACAGTATAGACAATTCAAAACTGGTGGCTTCAATCCGTTCGAAGCAAAATATGGGAAATTTGGGTGTGGGGATGTGATTAGAAATGACACGAGGCTTTGGATGTTGAATCACTGATATAGTATTTAAAATTGCATTTTGTTATAAGTTTTTTTAAACTAAATTTGTAATATTTGGAGTTTCACATCGAATGTGCTTCATCGATGTATACAATGTAGAAGATGATGAAATACCAAGTGGAACGGAAAGTGAGGGAAATTCCAGTTTAGTAGGTAACTATGGGAGAGGAATAATCGCAAAAGCTAATTTTTTATGTCCTTGCTACTttacatgtattttttttttttaatcaactCCCCTTATATGCATTTTGAGCCATCTTATGAATATGTATATTGATATTGTCATATATCCCTGCACTCTAGGGTATGGGGGATTTGTGTGCACCCTCGTCCAAAATAATTCCGATTGCATTGAAATTTTCATGATAGAATCGTCTCGAAAATGTGAATCCAACAATGCATCATATGATATCAATTTCATAAATTTGTTATTAAGACAAATATGATAAGATAATATTAGTAAAAATGtgtatattataattttttgttataAGTTGTATGATTGAGTTCAATGAAATTTTTTGTGAGTATTAACTCTAATGAATTCTCTCTattatccttttttttttttgataatgaTATATATGGTGTTATCCGTTTGACATTGTAACCAATtgataatgaatataaatatcatTATGTTGATCTTGAAGAAACATATTATGTTGATGTTCTAAAGTAGTACAATTGTTATTACAAATctgattttttgaatttttaaaataaagtcGGATTTATTGTAATTacaagtattaatataattttaaatacacTCCTCGTGGGAACTATATTTTActtatcatatattaaaacttggcaTTGTACACTTGCGAGAAAAAAATACGCAACAATTGTATGACTCGTTTGTATATCCAAGAGATAGTACGATTGCATGGTGTACCAGCAAGCATTTTCAATGACAGAGACCCCAAATTTACAATTTTCCATTGAGTTTTGGGCACTACTTTGAGTATAAGTACTGTCAATGACCCTGAGAtggatggtcagtctgagaggacCATTCGCACCCtcgaggatatgttgagagcatGTACCATGAATTTTGTTCCACCTTGGCAAGATCATTTTCCACTGATTGAGTTTgagtacaacaacagttatcacaACAGTGTAGGTATGACACCTTTCGAAGCGCTGTATGGGCGACAATGTTGTACTCCGTTTTTTTGGGAAGAAGTTGGAGAGCGACACGTAGAAGGACCTGAATTGATTCAGCAAGCTGTTGATATtgtcgatcagatcaagaagCGAATCAATACTGCACAGGATCGACAAGCAAGATACACAAACATCAAGCGTAGACCCTtattgtgaggacctcgattctaatcatctaatcgaaAGTACTTAAATCAATAAGTAACCAAAATCCAAGAGATAaatcgaaataaaaaaaaattatttttcacatgcaaagggcctcgctcgagcggtaatataatgttgctcgagcgagcaaaaatcTGCCCGAGAATCTCAAAAGCTCTCACTCGAGCGGTAATAAAgtgtcgctcgagcgagacaaacTGTgactaaaaaaacaaaattcctcgctcgagcggtaataaaGCTCCACTCGAGCGAGAccaactctaaattaaaattacaaaagtTGCTCTAATTTCATTTTAGAACTCAAATTCCATctcaaacatgcatataatatcTTCATTCAAGATTATACAAAACATAAAGGTCTGGAGTTGTACAAATATTcaaaagagtagaacatgcatcggttctaggttTACAATACAAAATACACAACAAGTTCGAATACATAATTCGGCTTCTAACACCAAGTCCCCACTCTATCATCACATCTccatctagccatgcgatctctgactcggtcctgccccacctgttgtcaagcacacatacaaagacaagacaacaaccggaaaaatccggtgagaataatattctcagtaaaagcaACGGAACATGCAACATCAaatcatatatcaaatcatgataCATATACAACAACAATGCAATTCAAAGGAAACTAAAAcgagatgcatgtctttaaaattcgagattatctaatcggataatcaaaaggtaattCGGTTCTTCGGTTCATCGGTTAagatcccgaggacaaaatactacaacaatcacaccgactctcccattcgaggtggacgatgcatatttcaatcctctagattCTGGAGCAACTATAAAGAGTTGATCGGGTCATTGGAGTTAATTCGACTACCAATGCCACTCGACTATAGTTCCCAGaacatctaattcaaaatgaaaacgaatcatttggctcaatatgaatgcatgtgCAAATAATCACTCATTGAAGTAagttcaagtaattcaaataacatgcaaatatgtgatttctttggggAAACTCGAAATAAACTCGGATTCGAGTAATCGTCCCATTCAagtcgatgtcgtcttataccttttcttCGATTCGAGATGCCCCAAATCTGAATAGACAAAAGATAATCTCATATCAAAACTCGTTCGAATCCAAATCAGTCGTCAGGAGAGAaaaatcaatactataccggcttCAACTCTCTATTGattcaaattttgcaaccacgAATTTCAACAACTCTTGAGCAAATATGAAATGAAATAGTATCTGATCAATATTGAAATTCAAACTCAAACACAACACGGTTCGATCAATTCAAACTAATCAaaatctaaaactcaaaccggcggtaTAACGGCTGTATTTCGATCAACCAAAAACCAACAACAACAATATATCAACCAGATACAACTCCCATCACTTCAATCTCAACAAAAACAACTCAAAATCATCCAAATCTCAAACCccattttttgaaaatcaccaataaattcataacaaattcgaacgtcgttctttttccgatccgacttcAAATAAACGAtatatgctag comes from Henckelia pumila isolate YLH828 chromosome 4, ASM3356847v2, whole genome shotgun sequence and encodes:
- the LOC140865009 gene encoding uncharacterized protein encodes the protein MVLWEITLGTAYFLGLKRTYKLALKLQRRLISPRYPKTRQFVQRRTRVVFDVALKVHRNIQERDIEIGRNLGNWILRWLDKMKPSAQIRGNPPPGSNINSIATKQLSSTSQLNNRGGFQKFGARPGNQESGRQLFTAARNMSPKIFPSIAMTMKPAGGNIQYRQFKTGGFNPFEAKYGKFGCGDVIRNDTRLWMLNH